Proteins encoded within one genomic window of Bombina bombina isolate aBomBom1 chromosome 1, aBomBom1.pri, whole genome shotgun sequence:
- the LOC128645644 gene encoding keratin, type I cytoskeletal 17-like: MSSSYSIRQTTSSSGSSKGHSLGGYGGGGSSRVSLVNQRAPSIHGGSGGYSISTGGLGGSFLSSCGVGSGSGAGYNSGYSYGGGFGSNSGFSYGSGGGDALLSGGEKETMQNLNDRLASYLDKVRSLEKANTQLEIQIREWYEKHGPSPARDYSHYYKVIEELRNKILAATMDNSATILQIDNARLAADDFRTKYETELSLRMSVEGDINGLRRVLDELTLTRSDLEIQIESLKEELAYLKKNHEEEMNALRGQVGGQVSVEMDAAPSIDLSKIMTDMREQYEALADKNRKEVEAWYLKRTEELNREVTSHSVQIQSSKSEITDLKRTFQSLEIELQTQLSMKSALENTLAETEGRYCVQLSHIQELIGGVEAQLADLRSDMERQSHEYKILMDVKTRLEQEIATYRRLLEGEDSHLSQSHKDVSQTTRNIRTIIHETVDGKVVSTQEKVHQSSY; encoded by the exons ATGTCTTCTTCCTACAGCATCAGGCAGACCACTTCCTCCTCAGGTTCTTCCAAGGGCCACAGCTTAGGTGGTTATGGTGGTGGGGGCTCTAGTAGGGTCTCTTTAGTTAATCAAAGGGCCCCAAGCATCCATGGTGGCAGTGGTGGTTACTCTATATCCACTGGGGGCCTGGGTGGAAGCTTCCTGTCCAGCTGTGGTGTTGGGTCTGGATCTGGTGCTGGTTACAACTCTGGCTATAGCTATGGTGGGGGCTTTGGTTCCAATTCTGGTTTCAGCTATGGATCTGGTGGAGGGGATGCCCTTCTGtcaggaggagagaaagagaccatgcaGAACCTGAATGACCGATTGGCTTCCTACTTGGACAAAGTCCGCTCCTTGGAGAAGGCCAATACCCAGTTGGAAATTCAGATCAGAGAGTGGTATGAGAAGCATGGACCCAGCCCAGCCCGTGACTACAGCCATTACTACAAAGTCATTGAGGAGCTCCGCAACAAG ATCCTTGCTGCCACAATGGACAATTCTGCCACTATTCTGCAAATTGACAATGCCAGGCTGGCTGCTGATGACTTCAGAACCAA GTATGAAACTGAATTGTCCCTCCGTATGAGTGTCGAGGGTGACATCAATGGTCTGCGCAGAGTTTTGGATGAGCTGACCCTAACCAGATCAGACCTGGAGATACAAATTGAAAGCCTAAAGGAGGAGCTGGCCTACCTGAAGAAGAACCACGAAGAG GAAATGAATGCCCTGCGTGGACAGGTTGGTGGTCAGGTCAGTGTGGAGATGGATGCTGCTCCTTCTATCGACCTCAGCAAGATTATGACTGACATGAGAGAACAGTATGAAGCCTTGGCCGATAAGAACCGCAAGGAAGTAGAGGCCTGGTACCTTAAACGG ACAGAAGAACTGAACAGAGAAGTCACAAGCCACAGTGTACAGATCCAGTCCAGCAAGAGCGAAATCACAGACCTTAAACGTACCTTTCAGAGCCTAGAAATTGAGCTGCAAACACAACTGAGCATG AAATCAGCGCTAGAGAACACACTGGCAGAAACAGAAGGCAGGTACTGTGTCCAGCTGTCACACATTCAAGAGCTTATTGGTGGTGTAGAAGCTCAGCTTGCAGATTTGCGGTCAGACATGGAACGTCAAAGCCATGAATACAAGATTCTCATGGATGTGAAGACACGTCTGGAGCAAGAGATTGCCACCTACAGACGTCTCCTTGAAGGAGAAGACAGCCA cCTGTCCCAGTCTCACAAAGACG TTTCTCAAACCACACGCAATATTCGCACTATTATCCATGAAACTGTTGATGGGAAAGTTGTCTCCACTCAGGAGAAAGTTCATCAATCAAGCTATTAA